In Saccharothrix violaceirubra, the following are encoded in one genomic region:
- the metE gene encoding 5-methyltetrahydropteroyltriglutamate--homocysteine S-methyltransferase: protein MTSGIGATVLGYPRIGPRRELKRAVESYWAGRSDADTLHAAARDLRVATWLELRDAGLDSVPSNTFSFYDQVLDTAFLVGAVPDRYRRSSALDTYFAAARGDADAPPLELTKWFDTNYHYLVPEIDSSTEFRLADDKPLAEYREARAAGVPTRPVLLGPVTFLLLAKGSADPLSRLDALLDVYVELLGALAAEGVEWVQFDEPAFAMDRDVAELAALGRAYTRLGAVAARPKLLVTGYYGSLGAALPVLAATAVEAIGVDLVAGTIEGIASVPALRDKTLVAGVVDGRNVWRTDLRKAVATAASLLGSAAEVVVSTSSTLLHVPYDLDVETSLAPEVSARLAFARQKVAEVVTLDRALRSGVPLPELPVVEPRRDEEVRFRLAGVKDRSRAPYAARVVAQKALNLPPLATTTIGSFPQTAEIRAARSLPSDEYTARMRAEIARVIALQEDIGLDVLVHGEPERNDMVQYFAEHLEGFATTRLGWVQSYGSRCVRPPILHGDVSRPAPITVPWTAYAQSLTSRPVKGMLTGPVTILAWSFVRDDQPLGETADQVALALRDEIADLEAAGTRIVQVDEPALRELLPLRAVDHPAYLEWSVDAFRLATSGASARTQVHTHLCYSEFGEVISAIDGLGADVTTIEAARSKMEILDDLRASGFSRGVGPGVYDIHSPRVPAVGELTELIKAALAVVPGDRLWVNPDCGLKTRAYAEVEPALRAMVAAAREVRLG from the coding sequence GTGACCAGCGGTATCGGCGCGACCGTACTCGGCTACCCGAGGATCGGACCGCGTCGTGAACTCAAGCGCGCCGTCGAGTCGTACTGGGCCGGGCGCAGCGACGCCGACACCCTGCACGCCGCGGCCCGGGACCTGCGCGTCGCCACCTGGCTGGAGCTGCGCGACGCAGGGCTGGACTCGGTGCCGTCCAACACGTTCTCGTTCTACGACCAGGTGCTCGACACCGCGTTCCTGGTCGGCGCGGTACCCGACCGGTACCGGCGGTCCTCCGCGTTGGACACCTACTTCGCGGCGGCCCGCGGCGACGCCGACGCGCCGCCGCTCGAACTGACCAAGTGGTTCGACACCAACTACCACTACCTGGTGCCCGAGATCGACTCGTCGACGGAGTTCCGGTTGGCCGACGACAAGCCGTTGGCCGAGTACCGGGAGGCCCGCGCGGCGGGGGTGCCGACCCGTCCGGTCCTGCTCGGGCCGGTGACGTTCCTCCTGCTGGCCAAGGGGTCCGCGGACCCGCTGTCGCGGTTGGACGCGTTGCTCGACGTGTACGTGGAGCTGCTCGGGGCGTTGGCCGCCGAGGGCGTGGAGTGGGTGCAGTTCGACGAGCCCGCGTTCGCCATGGACCGCGATGTCGCCGAACTCGCCGCGCTCGGGCGTGCCTACACGCGGCTCGGTGCCGTGGCGGCCCGGCCGAAGCTGCTGGTCACCGGGTACTACGGGTCGCTCGGGGCGGCATTGCCGGTGCTGGCCGCCACGGCGGTCGAGGCGATCGGGGTGGACCTGGTCGCGGGGACCATCGAGGGGATCGCGAGCGTTCCGGCGTTGCGGGACAAGACGTTGGTGGCCGGTGTCGTGGACGGGCGCAACGTGTGGCGCACTGATCTGCGTAAGGCGGTGGCCACCGCGGCGTCGCTGCTGGGGTCGGCCGCCGAGGTCGTGGTGTCGACGTCGTCGACCCTGCTGCACGTGCCCTACGACCTGGACGTGGAGACGTCGTTGGCGCCCGAGGTGTCGGCGCGGCTGGCGTTCGCCCGGCAGAAGGTCGCCGAGGTCGTGACCCTGGACCGGGCGTTGCGCTCGGGCGTGCCCCTGCCCGAACTGCCCGTCGTGGAACCCCGGCGGGACGAGGAAGTCCGCTTCCGGTTGGCGGGCGTGAAGGACCGTTCCCGCGCGCCTTACGCCGCACGGGTCGTCGCGCAGAAGGCTTTGAACCTGCCTCCGTTGGCCACGACGACCATCGGCTCGTTCCCGCAGACCGCCGAGATCCGGGCCGCGCGGTCGTTGCCGTCCGACGAGTACACCGCGCGGATGCGTGCGGAGATCGCCCGGGTGATCGCGTTGCAGGAGGACATCGGCTTGGACGTGCTCGTCCACGGCGAGCCTGAACGCAACGACATGGTCCAGTACTTCGCCGAGCACCTGGAAGGCTTCGCGACCACCCGGCTGGGGTGGGTGCAGTCCTACGGTTCGCGGTGCGTCCGGCCGCCGATCCTGCACGGCGACGTGAGCCGGCCGGCGCCGATCACCGTGCCGTGGACGGCCTATGCGCAGTCGCTGACCTCACGGCCGGTCAAGGGCATGCTGACCGGGCCGGTGACCATCCTGGCGTGGTCGTTCGTGCGCGACGACCAGCCGTTGGGGGAGACCGCCGACCAGGTCGCCTTGGCGTTGCGCGACGAGATCGCCGACCTGGAGGCCGCCGGGACGCGGATCGTGCAGGTGGACGAGCCCGCGTTGCGCGAGCTGCTGCCGTTGCGGGCCGTCGACCACCCGGCTTACCTGGAGTGGTCGGTGGACGCGTTCCGGCTGGCCACGTCCGGTGCGTCGGCTCGGACGCAGGTGCACACGCACCTGTGCTACTCGGAGTTCGGCGAGGTGATCTCCGCGATCGACGGGCTGGGCGCGGACGTGACCACGATCGAGGCGGCGCGGTCGAAGATGGAGATCCTGGACGATCTTCGTGCTTCGGGCTTCAGCCGTGGTGTCGGGCCCGGGGTGTACGACATTCACTCGCCTCGGGTGCCGGCCGTGGGTGAGCTGACCGAGCTGATCAAGGCGGCTTTGGCCGTCGTCCCCGGAGACCGGTTGTGGGTGAACCCGGACTGCGGCCTGAAGACCCGGGCCTATGCCGAGGTCGAGCCCGCTTTGCGGGCGATGGTCGCGGCTGCCCGTGAGGTGCGGTTGGGCTGA
- a CDS encoding AAA family ATPase, whose translation MLIWINGPFGGGKTATAHELHRRVEGSVLADPEYFGFALHRLLPPALRGDFQDLPTWRTGVYDMLDLALTQHEGPIIVPMTVVNADYFAEIVGRLREQGHRVEHFALLAEPATVLARLSGRGLWPGLKREGWAVSKLDHCLKRLHEPEFAEHVDTDDRTVAQVADAIARSAGLPIVPDNDSPLRARLRRYATSVRHLRFD comes from the coding sequence GTGCTCATCTGGATCAACGGCCCGTTCGGCGGCGGCAAGACCGCCACCGCCCACGAACTGCACCGTCGGGTCGAGGGCAGCGTCCTCGCCGACCCCGAGTACTTCGGTTTCGCCCTGCACCGCCTGCTGCCGCCGGCCCTGCGCGGTGACTTCCAGGACCTCCCGACGTGGCGCACCGGCGTGTACGACATGCTCGACCTGGCCCTGACACAGCATGAGGGGCCGATCATCGTTCCCATGACGGTGGTCAACGCCGACTACTTCGCGGAGATCGTCGGCCGGCTGCGCGAGCAGGGCCACCGGGTCGAGCACTTCGCGCTGCTGGCCGAGCCCGCGACCGTGCTCGCCCGGTTGAGCGGGCGTGGTCTGTGGCCGGGCCTGAAGCGCGAGGGCTGGGCCGTGTCCAAGCTGGACCACTGCCTCAAGCGCCTGCACGAGCCCGAGTTCGCCGAGCACGTCGACACCGACGACCGGACCGTGGCCCAGGTCGCCGACGCCATCGCCCGGTCGGCGGGTTTGCCGATCGTGCCCGACAACGACAGTCCGCTGCGCGCACGGCTGCGCCGCTACGCCACGTCCGTGCGGCACCTCCGGTTCGACTGA
- a CDS encoding MarR family winged helix-turn-helix transcriptional regulator has translation MISARSDDALALERQVCFALAVASRAVIGIYRPILEPLGLTHPQYLVMLALWQHAPLSVKELGRLLALEPATLSPLLKRLEAIGYLERGRDSADERQLAVTLTDTGRALRERALDVPPAVIEQLGLPVEDLEALHAHLTKVITAARKDPA, from the coding sequence ATGATTAGTGCACGAAGTGACGATGCGTTGGCGCTGGAGCGGCAGGTCTGCTTCGCGCTCGCGGTCGCGTCCCGGGCGGTGATCGGCATCTACCGGCCGATCCTGGAACCGCTGGGCCTGACGCACCCGCAGTACCTGGTGATGCTCGCGCTCTGGCAGCACGCGCCGCTGTCGGTCAAGGAGCTGGGCCGGCTGCTCGCCCTCGAACCGGCCACGCTGTCGCCGCTGCTCAAGCGCCTGGAGGCGATCGGCTACCTGGAGCGCGGCCGGGACAGCGCCGACGAGCGCCAGCTCGCCGTCACGCTGACCGACACCGGCCGCGCACTGCGGGAGCGGGCGTTGGACGTGCCGCCGGCCGTGATCGAACAACTCGGCTTGCCCGTCGAGGACCTCGAAGCACTGCACGCCCACCTGACGAAGGTGATCACGGCCGCCCGGAAGGACCCGGCATGA
- a CDS encoding DUF5313 family protein has translation MSTPAFPLRLWYLVGGRLSARHREWVFHEATKPSWLVWFTVRSFLQVLPLTIVIALVLVLAVGAPLPLALACGSLGLIVGVYFSLSYAAESTDHRLTKYGFPAGAGTEARRRRTLDQEKDRRAAYERAWREPS, from the coding sequence ATGAGCACACCCGCGTTCCCCCTGCGCCTGTGGTACCTCGTGGGCGGGCGGCTGTCGGCACGCCACCGCGAGTGGGTCTTCCACGAGGCCACGAAGCCGTCGTGGCTGGTGTGGTTCACCGTGCGGTCGTTCCTCCAGGTCCTGCCGCTGACGATCGTCATCGCGCTGGTGCTCGTCCTGGCCGTGGGCGCACCGCTGCCGCTCGCGCTGGCGTGCGGGTCGCTCGGCCTGATCGTGGGCGTCTACTTCTCCCTGTCGTACGCGGCGGAGAGCACCGACCACCGGCTGACCAAGTACGGCTTCCCGGCGGGCGCCGGCACCGAGGCCCGCCGACGTCGCACGCTCGACCAGGAGAAGGACCGCCGCGCCGCGTACGAACGCGCGTGGCGGGAACCGTCCTAG
- a CDS encoding GNAT family N-acetyltransferase: MTVVLSVPATGPAPALRLRPWRPADLPALVAAHRDPLLRRRLATSLTGEAEAGQWLDAQTAGWVTATRFSFAVTADADDRTPLGHVVVKVGSAEMAEVGYWTAAHARGQGVATRVTDTVSQWALDTQDMVVLTRLDLVHAVDNQWSCRVAVKCGYVLRDLLPAAPPAFPADGHRHVRTAAGHVLASASGDVG, encoded by the coding sequence ATGACGGTCGTCCTGTCCGTGCCGGCCACCGGGCCGGCACCCGCGCTGAGACTGCGGCCGTGGCGGCCGGCCGATCTTCCGGCGCTGGTCGCGGCGCACCGCGATCCGCTGCTGCGTCGTCGGCTTGCCACTTCCCTGACCGGCGAAGCCGAGGCCGGGCAGTGGCTGGACGCGCAAACCGCCGGCTGGGTGACCGCGACCCGGTTCAGCTTCGCCGTGACCGCCGATGCCGACGACCGCACCCCGCTGGGGCACGTGGTGGTGAAGGTGGGATCCGCCGAGATGGCCGAGGTGGGTTACTGGACCGCCGCCCATGCCCGGGGCCAGGGCGTCGCCACTCGCGTAACGGACACCGTGTCGCAGTGGGCATTGGACACCCAGGACATGGTCGTGCTCACCCGACTGGACCTTGTGCACGCCGTCGACAACCAGTGGTCCTGCCGGGTGGCGGTCAAGTGCGGTTACGTCCTGCGCGACCTGCTGCCCGCCGCGCCGCCGGCATTCCCGGCCGACGGCCACCGGCACGTGCGCACCGCCGCCGGTCACGTACTCGCATCCGCATCGGGCGACGTCGGGTAG
- a CDS encoding YkvA family protein, with the protein MLATLGVFAIVVVVLLVAVALFLLFKLVRKHKQVHQPGTPVPTKAAYWVSLAYTVFPIDLLPDPIYLDDIVVLVGGLMYVGSSLRKRREVED; encoded by the coding sequence GTGTTGGCCACGCTGGGCGTCTTCGCGATCGTGGTCGTGGTGCTGTTGGTCGCGGTCGCGTTGTTCCTGCTGTTCAAGCTCGTGCGCAAGCACAAGCAGGTGCACCAGCCCGGTACGCCCGTGCCGACCAAGGCCGCCTACTGGGTGTCGCTGGCGTACACGGTCTTCCCGATCGACCTGCTGCCCGACCCGATCTACCTCGACGACATCGTGGTGCTCGTCGGCGGGCTGATGTACGTGGGGTCGTCGCTGCGCAAGCGGCGCGAGGTCGAGGACTGA
- a CDS encoding cyclase family protein has translation MKPDLLRNHLARRDVLRAAGVAGIAGLVGAAPASAAAHPDDKPFDYADPANLSDWAPSRYGPADQRGTLNEVTPAKTAAALALLKPHRDVVTYNLGELMWNGFPAYKTDPRRTWEQRLTIHGYQPPPGFREQGGVLISPEPLGANRISVHEERFEAELSAKHPKPLALTHQIGSQLDNLNHVGAGELFYNGRRGTDIARGHGTIRLGAEHMGPVVTRGLLLDVLGVKLAHGRDLGEPAGDGSPVLRDDYRITVADIEDALDFGDIDRIEPGDVVLLRTGWNRLLARRDPADIARWEASRGMPGIYLREARWLAKFRPAIVGGDTWALEVLGNKVNEDGTAFPVHQELIMRHGIRIAESYVLDGLAADRVYRFVFIVTPQYAEGATAGNTPAAALGQPRRR, from the coding sequence GTGAAACCGGACCTGCTGCGCAACCACCTCGCCCGACGGGACGTGCTGCGCGCGGCCGGTGTCGCGGGCATCGCCGGACTCGTGGGTGCGGCACCGGCGTCCGCCGCCGCCCACCCGGACGACAAGCCGTTCGACTACGCCGACCCGGCCAACCTGTCCGACTGGGCGCCGAGCCGCTACGGACCGGCCGACCAGCGCGGCACGCTCAACGAGGTCACCCCGGCCAAGACCGCCGCCGCCCTGGCGCTGCTCAAGCCGCACCGCGACGTCGTCACCTACAACCTGGGCGAGCTGATGTGGAACGGCTTCCCCGCGTACAAGACCGACCCGCGCCGCACGTGGGAACAGCGCCTCACGATCCACGGCTACCAGCCGCCGCCCGGTTTCCGCGAGCAGGGCGGCGTGCTGATCTCCCCGGAACCCTTGGGCGCCAACCGGATCAGCGTCCACGAGGAACGCTTCGAAGCCGAACTCTCGGCGAAGCACCCGAAGCCGCTCGCGCTCACCCACCAGATCGGCAGCCAGCTCGACAACCTCAACCACGTGGGCGCGGGGGAGCTGTTCTACAACGGCCGGCGCGGCACCGACATCGCCCGCGGCCACGGCACGATCCGCCTCGGCGCCGAGCACATGGGACCGGTGGTCACGCGCGGCCTGCTGCTCGACGTCCTCGGCGTCAAACTCGCCCACGGCCGCGACCTGGGCGAACCGGCGGGCGACGGCAGCCCGGTGCTGCGCGACGACTACCGCATCACGGTCGCGGACATCGAGGACGCGCTCGACTTCGGCGACATCGACCGCATCGAACCCGGCGACGTCGTGCTGCTGCGCACCGGCTGGAACCGCCTGCTCGCCCGCCGCGACCCGGCGGACATCGCCCGTTGGGAGGCGTCGCGCGGCATGCCCGGCATCTACCTGCGCGAGGCCCGCTGGCTGGCGAAGTTCCGCCCGGCGATCGTCGGCGGCGATACGTGGGCGTTGGAGGTGTTGGGCAACAAGGTCAACGAGGATGGCACCGCGTTCCCCGTCCACCAGGAACTGATCATGCGTCACGGCATCCGCATCGCCGAGTCCTACGTCCTGGACGGACTCGCGGCCGACCGCGTGTACCGGTTCGTCTTCATCGTGACGCCGCAGTACGCGGAGGGCGCCACGGCCGGTAACACTCCCGCGGCGGCGCTGGGCCAACCCCGGCGGCGCTGA
- a CDS encoding M28 family peptidase: protein MKHRILGAAVALVATLAWVTGPTGPALATPEQQPGAAALAPPDIDVAAVQSHLNQFNSIATSNGGNRRAGSGGYTQSLAYVKGKLQAAGFTVVEQRCSSCTYVSNNLIADWPGGDVNQTIMFGAHLDGVSAGPGINDNGSGSAVLLENALQLAARKPTLTKHVRFAWWTDEEQGLNGSKYYVSQLGSARSQIKAYYNFDMVASKNGGYFINNINTTAAAPLREYWTSLNLQPEENVEGAGRSDDYSFQQAGIPSSGYATGASARKTSSQASKWGGTANSAYDSCYHSRCDSTSNINPTALDRSADGIAYTIWKLAVNDNPTNEFSLSLNPSSGSIGVGSSGTFTVNTTTTSGSPQNVSLSASGAPNGVTVSFSPSSVQSGGSSTATVSVGSSVARGNYQITVTGTGTGTGAVTRTATYSLTVPSDNPGNEFSLSLTPSSASVAVGQSGSFTVNTATTSGSAQTVALSATGTPNGVTVSFSPSSVQSGSSSTATVAVASTTTAGTYQITVSGAGSVTRTATFTLTVTGGDTGGCGGLQAWSASASYVPDDLVSHNGRKYKSTWYSAGAEPGAPGSWAVWQDQGAC, encoded by the coding sequence ATGAAGCACAGAATCCTGGGTGCGGCGGTCGCCCTGGTGGCGACCCTCGCCTGGGTGACCGGGCCCACCGGGCCCGCGCTCGCCACCCCCGAGCAGCAGCCCGGTGCCGCGGCACTGGCCCCGCCCGACATCGACGTGGCGGCGGTGCAGTCGCACCTGAACCAGTTCAACTCCATCGCCACCTCCAACGGCGGCAACCGGCGTGCGGGCAGCGGCGGGTACACCCAGTCGCTGGCGTACGTGAAGGGCAAGCTCCAGGCGGCCGGCTTCACGGTCGTCGAACAGCGGTGCAGCAGCTGCACCTACGTGTCGAACAACCTGATCGCGGACTGGCCCGGCGGCGACGTCAACCAGACGATCATGTTCGGCGCGCACCTCGACGGCGTGTCCGCCGGGCCCGGCATCAACGACAACGGTTCGGGTTCGGCCGTGCTGCTGGAGAACGCCCTCCAGCTCGCGGCGCGCAAGCCCACCCTGACCAAGCACGTCCGGTTCGCCTGGTGGACGGACGAGGAGCAGGGCCTCAACGGCTCGAAGTACTACGTCTCGCAGCTGGGTTCGGCCCGGTCGCAGATCAAGGCGTACTACAACTTCGACATGGTGGCCTCCAAGAACGGCGGCTACTTCATCAACAACATCAACACCACCGCCGCCGCGCCCCTGCGCGAGTACTGGACGTCGCTGAACCTCCAGCCGGAGGAGAACGTCGAGGGCGCGGGCCGGTCCGACGACTACTCGTTCCAGCAGGCCGGCATCCCGTCGTCCGGCTACGCCACCGGCGCGTCGGCGCGCAAGACCAGCTCGCAGGCGTCGAAGTGGGGCGGTACGGCCAACTCGGCGTACGACTCCTGCTACCACAGCCGGTGCGACAGCACGAGCAACATCAACCCGACGGCCCTGGACCGGTCGGCGGACGGCATCGCTTACACGATCTGGAAGCTGGCGGTCAACGACAACCCGACCAACGAGTTCTCGCTCTCGCTGAACCCGTCCTCGGGCAGCATCGGCGTCGGCTCGTCGGGCACGTTCACGGTGAACACGACCACGACCTCGGGTTCGCCGCAGAACGTGTCGCTGTCGGCCTCGGGTGCGCCCAACGGCGTGACCGTGTCCTTCAGCCCGTCCTCGGTGCAGTCCGGCGGGTCGTCGACGGCGACGGTGTCGGTCGGCTCGTCGGTGGCGCGCGGTAATTACCAGATCACGGTGACGGGCACGGGCACGGGCACGGGTGCGGTCACGCGCACGGCCACGTACTCGCTGACGGTGCCGAGCGACAACCCGGGCAACGAGTTCTCGCTGTCGCTGACCCCGTCGTCGGCCTCGGTCGCCGTCGGGCAGTCGGGTTCGTTCACGGTCAACACGGCCACGACGTCCGGCTCGGCCCAGACCGTGGCGCTGTCGGCCACCGGCACGCCCAACGGCGTGACCGTGTCCTTCAGCCCGTCGTCGGTCCAGTCGGGTTCGTCGTCGACCGCCACGGTCGCGGTGGCCTCGACCACGACCGCCGGCACCTATCAGATCACCGTGAGCGGCGCCGGTTCGGTGACGCGCACGGCGACGTTCACGCTGACCGTGACCGGTGGCGACACCGGTGGTTGCGGTGGTCTCCAGGCGTGGAGCGCGAGCGCTTCCTACGTGCCGGACGACCTCGTGTCGCACAACGGTCGCAAGTACAAGTCCACCTGGTACTCGGCCGGTGCCGAGCCGGGTGCGCCGGGTTCGTGGGCGGTCTGGCAGGACCAGGGCGCCTGCTGA
- a CDS encoding pentapeptide repeat-containing protein, translated as MDAEKSLAIDDRQAAVDAVCATLRGPASPDVREEARAFLLRHLTPGDDFWPDMDVDLTGAALDDFALAGCRLRTGAFSGAGFAGVTHFGFATFDGKVDFTDAVFRSDAGFDNVVFVGEARFDRAKFGADAWFIEAVFHDDAGFDDTDFVGDARFSDATFHRDCGFDRAAFHGFPTFSGTTFAGATRFHDATFDVPPWFHDATFHPDSRPEGALAAWRAEYRGE; from the coding sequence ATGGATGCGGAGAAGTCGCTCGCGATCGACGACCGGCAGGCCGCGGTGGACGCGGTGTGCGCGACGCTGCGCGGACCCGCCTCGCCCGATGTCCGGGAGGAGGCGCGGGCGTTCCTGCTCCGGCACCTCACGCCCGGCGACGACTTCTGGCCCGACATGGACGTCGACCTGACCGGGGCGGCCCTGGACGACTTCGCCCTGGCGGGTTGCCGGTTGCGGACCGGGGCGTTCAGCGGGGCCGGGTTCGCGGGCGTGACGCATTTCGGCTTCGCGACCTTCGACGGGAAAGTCGACTTCACCGACGCCGTGTTCCGCAGCGACGCGGGATTCGACAATGTGGTGTTTGTCGGAGAAGCCCGATTCGACCGGGCGAAGTTCGGCGCGGACGCCTGGTTCATCGAGGCGGTATTCCACGACGACGCCGGATTCGACGACACGGACTTCGTCGGGGATGCCCGGTTCTCCGACGCGACGTTCCACCGGGACTGCGGGTTCGACCGGGCCGCGTTCCACGGCTTCCCCACGTTCAGCGGGACCACCTTCGCCGGGGCCACCCGGTTCCACGACGCCACGTTCGACGTCCCGCCCTGGTTCCACGACGCCACGTTCCACCCGGACTCCCGGCCCGAGGGAGCCCTGGCTGCGTGGCGGGCGGAGTACCGGGGCGAGTAG
- a CDS encoding lytic polysaccharide monooxygenase, translating to MNFRRKLATVLAGAVIAPFIVVMAAGTASAHGYITSPPSRQANCATGKVSKCGDIIYEPMSVEGPKGQTNCHGGDARWAPLSDESKPWPAASVGDNVTFNWAISARHATTTWQYWVGGTKIAEFNDRGKIPGATVRHDVSLGGRTGRIKILAIWNIADTAMAFYNCVDLQVGPGGGDPTTTTTPPTTTTKPTTTTVPTTTTTPQQPGGAWAAGVSYTAGTQVTYGGATYKCLQSHTSLNGWEPPNVASLWQRL from the coding sequence ATGAACTTCAGACGCAAACTCGCGACCGTGCTCGCGGGCGCGGTGATCGCACCCTTCATCGTGGTGATGGCAGCCGGCACGGCCAGTGCCCACGGCTACATCACGTCGCCGCCCAGCCGTCAGGCCAACTGCGCGACCGGCAAGGTCTCGAAGTGCGGCGACATCATCTACGAACCCATGAGCGTCGAGGGCCCGAAGGGCCAGACGAACTGCCACGGCGGCGACGCCCGCTGGGCGCCGCTCAGTGACGAGAGCAAGCCGTGGCCCGCCGCGTCGGTCGGCGACAACGTCACGTTCAACTGGGCGATCAGCGCCCGGCACGCCACCACCACGTGGCAGTACTGGGTCGGCGGCACCAAGATCGCCGAGTTCAACGACCGCGGCAAGATCCCGGGCGCGACCGTGCGCCACGACGTGAGCCTCGGTGGGCGGACCGGCCGGATCAAGATCCTGGCCATCTGGAACATCGCGGACACCGCGATGGCGTTCTACAACTGCGTCGACCTCCAGGTCGGCCCCGGCGGTGGCGACCCGACGACCACCACCACCCCGCCGACCACGACGACGAAGCCGACCACCACGACCGTCCCGACCACGACGACCACCCCGCAGCAGCCGGGCGGCGCGTGGGCGGCGGGCGTGTCCTACACGGCCGGCACGCAGGTCACCTATGGTGGCGCGACCTACAAGTGCCTCCAGTCGCACACCTCGCTGAACGGCTGGGAGCCGCCGAACGTGGCGTCCCTCTGGCAGCGCCTCTGA
- a CDS encoding PP2C family protein-serine/threonine phosphatase encodes MDIERSGVPQAAVGRGWRHAPYPSLVLDREGQIRAANESAHTLIPRLADGVLTAVDWVGHAHEKFARGVRFDAPVSGSVGTRSFEAHPVGHDDGSVTWWLVEDTDARLAREALRLERDRVALLGDVSSVLLTSLNPERCMMITASLAAEHLADAAVVVGIGSARRDVPTTRCVRGGTPESRRFDVDVDAVVGLGEAMRGYPPVPSRWIDPAGAPAWLVPDGFGPVGSMVITPLPGHGVPAGALVLLRRVGGPAFSEDEEAFARLFAARAGTATSSARLFSQQATITETLLRDLLPPTLRRVDGVEYAGRYRPSPDTERVGGDFYDVHALPAAGGRAEVLAVVGDVSGKGLEAAVLTGKIRTTLQALLPLADDHQRVIDLLNGALRSAHHTRFATFVLASVSRIGRHVRLRLTSAGHLPPLIVRADGEVRSVPTTGTLVGVLPEVPCTSVDVALAPDDTCLLYTDGIVEARGGALGDGVFGEDRLRRALASCAGMPADAVAEHVHLVAEQWSGANGHDDMALLAITSPRGGHPSDEPGRHT; translated from the coding sequence GTGGACATCGAACGCTCCGGCGTCCCGCAGGCCGCGGTCGGTCGCGGATGGCGGCACGCTCCCTACCCGTCCCTGGTCCTCGACCGAGAAGGCCAGATCCGAGCCGCCAACGAGTCGGCCCACACCCTGATCCCCCGACTGGCCGACGGTGTCCTCACGGCCGTCGACTGGGTCGGGCACGCGCACGAGAAGTTCGCCCGCGGCGTCCGCTTCGACGCCCCGGTGTCCGGATCGGTCGGCACGCGCAGCTTCGAGGCCCACCCGGTCGGCCACGACGACGGCTCCGTGACGTGGTGGCTGGTCGAGGACACCGACGCCCGGCTCGCGCGTGAGGCGTTGCGCCTCGAACGCGACCGGGTCGCGCTGCTCGGCGACGTGTCGTCCGTCCTGCTCACCTCGCTCAACCCCGAGCGCTGCATGATGATCACGGCGTCACTGGCCGCCGAGCACCTCGCCGACGCGGCCGTGGTCGTCGGCATCGGCAGCGCGCGACGGGACGTGCCCACCACCCGGTGCGTGCGCGGCGGAACGCCCGAGTCCCGGCGGTTCGACGTCGACGTGGACGCCGTGGTCGGCCTCGGCGAGGCGATGCGCGGCTACCCTCCCGTGCCGTCGCGGTGGATCGACCCGGCGGGCGCACCGGCCTGGCTGGTACCCGACGGCTTCGGCCCGGTCGGCTCGATGGTGATCACGCCGCTGCCCGGCCACGGCGTGCCCGCCGGTGCGCTGGTGCTGCTGCGACGCGTCGGCGGCCCGGCGTTCAGCGAGGACGAGGAGGCGTTCGCCCGGCTGTTCGCCGCCCGCGCCGGCACCGCCACCTCGTCCGCCCGCCTGTTCTCCCAGCAGGCCACGATCACCGAGACGCTGCTGCGCGACCTGCTCCCGCCCACACTGCGCCGCGTGGACGGGGTCGAGTACGCCGGGCGCTACCGGCCGTCCCCGGACACCGAACGGGTCGGCGGCGACTTCTACGACGTCCACGCCCTGCCCGCGGCGGGCGGTCGCGCCGAGGTGCTGGCCGTGGTCGGGGACGTGTCCGGCAAGGGCCTGGAAGCCGCGGTGCTGACCGGCAAGATCCGCACGACGCTCCAGGCGCTGCTGCCGCTGGCCGACGACCACCAGCGCGTGATCGACCTGCTCAACGGCGCGTTGCGGTCCGCCCACCACACGCGCTTCGCCACGTTCGTGCTGGCGTCCGTCTCCCGCATCGGCCGCCACGTCCGGTTGCGCCTGACCAGCGCCGGTCACCTGCCGCCGCTGATCGTGCGCGCCGACGGCGAGGTCCGGTCCGTGCCGACCACGGGCACGCTCGTCGGCGTCCTGCCCGAGGTGCCGTGCACCTCCGTCGACGTCGCGCTGGCGCCGGACGACACGTGCCTGCTCTACACCGACGGGATAGTCGAGGCGCGCGGTGGCGCGCTCGGGGACGGGGTGTTCGGCGAGGACCGGCTGCGCCGCGCGCTGGCGTCGTGTGCCGGGATGCCCGCCGACGCGGTCGCCGAACACGTCCACCTCGTCGCCGAGCAGTGGAGCGGGGCGAACGGGCACGACGACATGGCCCTGTTGGCGATCACCTCGCCACGCGGCGGCCACCCCAGCGACGAACCGGGCAGGCACACCTGA